One part of the Lotus japonicus ecotype B-129 chromosome 2, LjGifu_v1.2 genome encodes these proteins:
- the LOC130738287 gene encoding uncharacterized protein LOC130738287 isoform X3, which yields MNGSYHSSIYLSTYAWDFDFNIWVCFFFSSFHLFTATLDKCDGLCLHIFPSNDSAGEEFSFSCISNSVPDFHCSWRAGDILFQVCGSRDRGDVMGICGDESGSLGCGIGTLTDCCDPPLPEVPEEDWFCPKCSSTQNCLNNPAKKKKGALSLSKSSM from the exons ATGAATGGTTCTTATCATTCTTCTATATATCTTTCTACATATGCATGGGATTTTGATTTTAACATTTgggtctgttttttttttagttcgTTTCACTTATTCACAGCTACTCTTGACAAATGTGATGGGTTGTGCCTGCACATTTTTCCCTCCAACGACTCTGCAGGTGAAGAGTTTTCATTTTCCTGCATCAGTAATTCAGTACCAGACTTCCATTGCAGCTGGAG AGCTGGTGATATACTTTTCCAAGTATGTGGATCCAGGGATAGAGGAGATGTAATGGGAATTTGTGGTGATGAAAGTGGCTCCCTTGGCTGTGGAATTGGTACTCTTACTGATTGCTGCGATCCTCCATTGCCAGAAGTTCCTGAGGAGGATTGGTTCTGTCCAAAGTGCAGTAGCACCCAAAACTGCTTAAACAATCCAGCTAAAAAGAAAAAGGGTGCACTGTCTTTATCTAAGA GTTCGATGTGa
- the LOC130738287 gene encoding uncharacterized protein LOC130738287 isoform X6, translating into MNVASAGEEFSFSCISNSVPDFHCSWRAGDILFQVCGSRDRGDVMGICGDESGSLGCGIGTLTDCCDPPLPEVPEEDWFCPKCSSTQNCLNNPAKKKKGALSLSKMLPSAAISYFVYEFMKIVLKVESA; encoded by the exons ATGAATGTGGCATCTGCAG GTGAAGAGTTTTCATTTTCCTGCATCAGTAATTCAGTACCAGACTTCCATTGCAGCTGGAG AGCTGGTGATATACTTTTCCAAGTATGTGGATCCAGGGATAGAGGAGATGTAATGGGAATTTGTGGTGATGAAAGTGGCTCCCTTGGCTGTGGAATTGGTACTCTTACTGATTGCTGCGATCCTCCATTGCCAGAAGTTCCTGAGGAGGATTGGTTCTGTCCAAAGTGCAGTAGCACCCAAAACTGCTTAAACAATCCAGCTAAAAAGAAAAAGGGTGCACTGTCTTTATCTAAGA TGTTACCATCAGCTGCCATTAGTTACTTTGTATACGAGTTCATGAAGATAGTCCTCAAAGTAGAATCAGCATAG
- the LOC130738287 gene encoding uncharacterized protein LOC130738287 isoform X2 gives MWHLQVKILNQFSNCYISYSTLLIFWNIRQSSHYPIFGLSRASAFREEFSFSCISNSVPDFHCSWRAGDILFQVCGSRDRGDVMGICGDESGSLGCGIGTLTDCCDPPLPEVPEEDWFCPKCSSTQNCLNNPAKKKKGALSLSKMLPSAAISYFVYEFMKIVLKVESA, from the exons ATGTGGCATCTGCAGGTAAAGATCCTCAATCAGTTTTCTAATTGTTATATTTCCTACTCCACATTGCTCATATTTTGGAATATTCGTCAATCATCCCATTATCCTATATTTGGGCTGTCAAGAGCCAGTGCATTCC GTGAAGAGTTTTCATTTTCCTGCATCAGTAATTCAGTACCAGACTTCCATTGCAGCTGGAG AGCTGGTGATATACTTTTCCAAGTATGTGGATCCAGGGATAGAGGAGATGTAATGGGAATTTGTGGTGATGAAAGTGGCTCCCTTGGCTGTGGAATTGGTACTCTTACTGATTGCTGCGATCCTCCATTGCCAGAAGTTCCTGAGGAGGATTGGTTCTGTCCAAAGTGCAGTAGCACCCAAAACTGCTTAAACAATCCAGCTAAAAAGAAAAAGGGTGCACTGTCTTTATCTAAGA TGTTACCATCAGCTGCCATTAGTTACTTTGTATACGAGTTCATGAAGATAGTCCTCAAAGTAGAATCAGCATAG
- the LOC130738287 gene encoding uncharacterized protein LOC130738287 isoform X1, protein MNGSYHSSIYLSTYAWDFDFNIWVCFFFSSFHLFTATLDKCDGLCLHIFPSNDSAGEEFSFSCISNSVPDFHCSWRAGDILFQVCGSRDRGDVMGICGDESGSLGCGIGTLTDCCDPPLPEVPEEDWFCPKCSSTQNCLNNPAKKKKGALSLSKMLPSAAISYFVYEFMKIVLKVESA, encoded by the exons ATGAATGGTTCTTATCATTCTTCTATATATCTTTCTACATATGCATGGGATTTTGATTTTAACATTTgggtctgttttttttttagttcgTTTCACTTATTCACAGCTACTCTTGACAAATGTGATGGGTTGTGCCTGCACATTTTTCCCTCCAACGACTCTGCAGGTGAAGAGTTTTCATTTTCCTGCATCAGTAATTCAGTACCAGACTTCCATTGCAGCTGGAG AGCTGGTGATATACTTTTCCAAGTATGTGGATCCAGGGATAGAGGAGATGTAATGGGAATTTGTGGTGATGAAAGTGGCTCCCTTGGCTGTGGAATTGGTACTCTTACTGATTGCTGCGATCCTCCATTGCCAGAAGTTCCTGAGGAGGATTGGTTCTGTCCAAAGTGCAGTAGCACCCAAAACTGCTTAAACAATCCAGCTAAAAAGAAAAAGGGTGCACTGTCTTTATCTAAGA TGTTACCATCAGCTGCCATTAGTTACTTTGTATACGAGTTCATGAAGATAGTCCTCAAAGTAGAATCAGCATAG
- the LOC130738287 gene encoding E3 ubiquitin-protein ligase SRFP1-like isoform X5, which yields MALIAGAKDVGLSPSIVGSLPRKEATLVELVLLWRLGSFLSHLLLCFYMTKSSIIPPFCMHCVLLHDMKKKKKHEHGHDHDSSSSRDSDYVQQYCINSGVSMGKYFCATCKLFDDDDSVAYLHLGDEKAQSSHHPSFCNSSIGS from the exons ATGGCACTGATTGCTGGAGCAAAGGATGTTGGTCTGTCCCCTTCTATCGTTGGTTCTTTGCCGAGGAAGGAAGCAACACTGGTTGAG CTGGTGCTTTTGTGGCGATTGGGCAGCTTTCTAAGCCATTTACTTCTGTGTTTCTATATGACAAAGAGTTCCATCATCCCGCCCTTCTGTATGCACTGTgtttt GTTGCACgacatgaagaagaagaagaaacacgaGCATGGCCATGACCATGACAGTAGCAGCAGCAGAGACAGCGATTAT GTTCAGCAATACTGCATAAACAGTGGAGTATCCATGGGCAAGTACTTTTGTGCTACATGCAAATTATTTGATGATGAT GATTCTGTGGCTTACCTGCACCTTGGGGATGAGAAAGCTCAAAGCTCACACCATCCCTCATTCTGTAATAGCTCCATTGGCAGTTAG
- the LOC130738287 gene encoding uncharacterized protein LOC130738287 isoform X4 — protein MALIAGAKDVGLSPSIVGSLPRKEATLVEFSAKYLQSTAGTVFSGAFVAIGQLSKPFTSVFLYDKEFHHPALLLHDMKKKKKHEHGHDHDSSSSRDSDYVQQYCINSGVSMGKYFCATCKLFDDDDSVAYLHLGDEKAQSSHHPSFCNSSIGS, from the exons ATGGCACTGATTGCTGGAGCAAAGGATGTTGGTCTGTCCCCTTCTATCGTTGGTTCTTTGCCGAGGAAGGAAGCAACACTGGTTGAG TTTTCAGCCAAGTATCTGCAATCAACAGCAGGAACTGTATTCT CTGGTGCTTTTGTGGCGATTGGGCAGCTTTCTAAGCCATTTACTTCTGTGTTTCTATATGACAAAGAGTTCCATCATCCCGCCCTTCT GTTGCACgacatgaagaagaagaagaaacacgaGCATGGCCATGACCATGACAGTAGCAGCAGCAGAGACAGCGATTAT GTTCAGCAATACTGCATAAACAGTGGAGTATCCATGGGCAAGTACTTTTGTGCTACATGCAAATTATTTGATGATGAT GATTCTGTGGCTTACCTGCACCTTGGGGATGAGAAAGCTCAAAGCTCACACCATCCCTCATTCTGTAATAGCTCCATTGGCAGTTAG
- the LOC130738287 gene encoding uncharacterized protein LOC130738287 isoform X7 — MALIAGAKDVGLSPSIVGSLPRKEATLVEFSAKYLQSTAGTVFSGAFVAIGQLSKPFTSVFLYDKEFHHPALLLHDMKKKKKHEHGHDHDSSSSRDSDYVMFSNTA; from the exons ATGGCACTGATTGCTGGAGCAAAGGATGTTGGTCTGTCCCCTTCTATCGTTGGTTCTTTGCCGAGGAAGGAAGCAACACTGGTTGAG TTTTCAGCCAAGTATCTGCAATCAACAGCAGGAACTGTATTCT CTGGTGCTTTTGTGGCGATTGGGCAGCTTTCTAAGCCATTTACTTCTGTGTTTCTATATGACAAAGAGTTCCATCATCCCGCCCTTCT GTTGCACgacatgaagaagaagaagaaacacgaGCATGGCCATGACCATGACAGTAGCAGCAGCAGAGACAGCGATTATGTCAT GTTCAGCAATACTGCATAA
- the LOC130738289 gene encoding potassium transporter 7-like, with protein sequence MDEERGEINGERGYSMDSTESRWVYQEEDEDASDIEDFDADLRLRGRRNGAPVQLLDSDEEDDGTTEQRLIRTGPRVDSFDVEALDVPGAHRNDYEVLLFSLCLITSTNFAFQS encoded by the coding sequence ATGGATGAGGAGAGAGGTGAGATCAATGGCGAGCGCGGGTACTCGATGGACTCCACGGAATCAAGGTGGGTTTAccaggaagaagatgaggatgcGTCGGATATTGAGGACTTTGACGCTGATTTGAGATTGAGAGGCCGACGAAACGGTGCTCCTGTGCAGCTGCTTGATTCcgacgaggaggatgatggCACCACCGAGCAGAGACTCATTCGCACTGGTCCTCGAGTTGATTCCTTCGATGTTGAAGCTCTTGACGTCCCTGGTGCTCACAGAAATGACTATGAGGtccttcttttctctctttgccTAATAACCTCTACGAATTTTGCATTTCAATCATGA
- the LOC130738292 gene encoding methyl-CpG-binding domain-containing protein 13-like: MEDPNSDEGLPPGWQVEVKVRKNGKRSDKYYISPSSGLKFNSKAEVLRHLESANKVSIQRISENVVVEKRPAEGLPPGWIKKTRITNKGDKIRRDPFYIDPVSGYTFRSIKDVDRYLASGKIGRNAFKSKDNDKAIMVLKDEKFSARMPKKENINLPRRSSKRLAGIKADPILEHKTRNQVHRSPVKQPGEEETTTDGDKSTNSFPNCLEKRFKSLEEVSEIKCKSDNTENTIELLKLTTPEKHPVKKAKQFKSLEEGSEIKYKSDNTDNTIELPKLTTPEKHRVKKAEQFKSLEEGSEIKCKSDNTDDTIELPKLTTPEKHPVKNLEVHRSDKDQECLSILSVPENGDKVDAKLGSNPDFPLKEILSDPCIAFAIQTLTGTTCEAFKDPLISSELKKSQHSETSGASAERHGKKINVPGEVSPKLPSPEGFAVTQEHAGVAKNDHKTKENAGSACEKTLDTSLMDPCIEFAIKTLTATIPVDCDQNPKNYIQQQLSSSNTQKPKFKQSFVDPTLQHTRNIVIGNSAGARHTRFRKNRRNVC; this comes from the exons ATGGAGGACCCAAACTCCGATGAGGGTCTGCCACCAGGTTGGCAAGTTGAAGTGAAGGTGAGAAAGAATGGCAAGAGATCAGACAAG TACTACATTTCCCCCTCAAGTGGACTAAAGTTCAATTCCAAGGCAGAGGTACTTCGTCATCTTGAGAGCGCGAACAAAGTCAGCATCCAGAGAATCTCAGAGAAT GTTGTAGTTGAGAAACGTCCTGCAGAAGGATTACCACCAGGATGGATAAAAAAGACCAGAATCACAAATAAAGGAGATAAAATAAGAAGAGATCCG TTCTACATTGATCCTGTAAGTGGATACACGTTTCGCTCCATAAAAGATGTTGATCGCTACCTGGCATCTGGAAAGATAGGAAGGAATGCATTCAAGTCAAAAGACAACGACAAAGCTATTATGGTGTTAAAAGATGAAAAATTCTCTGCAAGGATGCCCAAGAAAGAGAACATCAATTTGCCTCGCCGTTCGTCCAAGCGGCTTGCTGGAATTAAGGCTGATCCTATTCTGGAACATAAAACAAGAAATCAGGTGCATAGATCTCCAGTTAAACAACCTGGTGAGGAAGAAACCACCACAGATGGAGATAAATCCACTAACAGCTTTCCTAATTGTCTGGAAAAACGGTTTAAGTCACTCGAGGAAGTCTCAGAAATCAAGTGCAAATCCGACAACACCGAAAATACAATTGAGTTACTGAAGCTGACTACTCCAGAAAAGCATCCTGTTAAGAAGGCAAAACAGTTTAAGTCACTCGAGGAAGGGTCAGAAATCAAGTACAAGTCCGACAACACCGATAATACAATTGAGTTACCGAAGTTGACTACTCCTGAAAAGCATCGTGTTAAGAAGGCAGAACAGTTTAAGTCACTTGAGGAAGGGTCAGAAATCAAGTGCAAATCCGACAACACCGATGATACAATTGAGTTACCAAAGTTGACTACTCCAGAAAAGCATCCTGTTAAGAATCTTGAAGTGCATAGAAGTGACAAGGATCAAGAATGCTTATCTATTTTGAGTGTCCCTGAAAATGGAGATAAGGTTGATGCAAAGTTAGGTTCCAACCCTGACTTTCCCCTCAAAGAAATATTATCAGACCCATGTATTGCATTTGCAATACAAACTCTCACTGGAACAACATGTGAAGCCTTCAAAGACCCTCTAATTTCTTCAGAATTGAAAAAAAGCCAGCACTCTGAAACTTCTGGAGCTTCTGCTGAAAGGCATGGTAAGAAAATCAATGTGCCGGGGGAGGTTTCGCCGAAACTTCCATCTCCAGAAGGCTTTGCTGTTACACAAGAACATGCTGGCGTTGCCAAAAATGATCATAAGACCAAAGAAAATGCAGGGTCAGCTTGTGAAAAGACACTTGATACTTCATTGATGGATCCATGTATCGAATTTGCAATCAAAACTCTCACTGCAACCATCCCAGTAGACTGTGATCAAAATCCTAAGAACTACATTCAACAGCAACTCAGCTCATCAAATACACAGAAGCCAAAGTTTAAACAGTCTTTTGTGGATCCAACACTGCAGCACACCAGAAATATTGTCATAGGAAATTCTGCTGGAGCCAGACACACCCGCTTTCGTAAAAACAGAAGGAATGTTTGCTAG
- the LOC130738293 gene encoding uncharacterized protein LOC130738293 gives MEIRIRCNCGEGSCVEWGIVELQGVVEPQPEFQDSLPNLEIGTLCRPSSQEVYTLTIGYHELAGSKVPLKKPLVVLKKVKHPEGESGGHVELQVVGIIRHRILFKTRPKAIISRPQITSREKQTPIILGSSPSNQAA, from the exons atggaGATTCGTATTCGATGCAATTGCGGTGAAGGAAGCTGCGTGGAATGGGGTATTGTTGAACTTCAAGGCGTGGTCGAACCACAACCCGAATTCCAGGATTCCCTTCCCAATCTTGAGATTGGCACTCTCTGTCGCCCTTCTTCTCAG GAAGTCTACACTTTAACTATTGGGTACCATGAACTGGCAGGGTCAAAGGTTCCCTTGAAGAAGCCGTTGGTGGTGCTCAAGAAAGTGAAGCATCCGGAAGGAGAAAGTGGCGGTCATGTGGAGCTGCAAGTTGTTGGAATCATTCGACATCGGATTCTCTTCAAAACAAGACCAAAGGCCATCATTTCTA GGCCACAGATAACATCCAGGGAAAAACAAACACCTATCATCTTAGGTTCATCACCTTCAAATCAGGCTGCTTGA
- the LOC130738294 gene encoding E3 ubiquitin-protein ligase ATL6-like, translating to MFEFQPNYFFFTSFPYLQILLFLHHVDAQASMEPVPTYITEHNWEPSIAITVGAILCALLFMGIIAIYFRNCAESRFLMAQTNALANRSCSCSQGINKDLLSTFPTIFYYTIKDLKTGKGSLECAVCLTDFKDDDTLRLLPKCSHVFHPQCIDSWLASHVTCPVCRANLNQDACQVAITVPTHLSNDQMGAEAAENRAETHGDEGHQVEPNPNPKPVPVVHNMKATEEGNSDDGVASKPKLLRSNSTGHLQVEPVKCVERYTLRLPEDVRRYILVNHDKRFQRSASCYNSNININNNEGSNVGKSVNGEERMERWVICTPPFVASRRG from the coding sequence ATGTTTGAGTTTCAACCCAATTACTTCTTCTTCACTTCCTTCCCATACCTTCAAATCCTCCTATTCCTACACCATGTTGATGCACAAGCATCCATGGAGCCAGTACCCACATACATCACTGAACATAACTGGGAGCCTTCTATTGCAATCACAGTAGGAGCCATCCTCTGCGCCCTTCTCTTCATGGGAATCATTGCAATCTACTTCCGCAATTGCGCCGAGTCACGATTCCTCATGGCTCAAACCAACGCACTAGCTAACAGGTCATGTTCCTGTTCACAAGGCATCAACAAGGACCTCCTCAGCACGTTCCCAACCATATTCTACTACACCATCAAGGACCTCAAAACCGGTAAAGGATCGCTCGAATGCGCGGTCTGCTTGACGGATTTCAAAGACGATGACACGCTCAGGTTGCTGCCCAAATGCAGCCATGTTTTCCACCCTCAATGCATTGATTCATGGCTAGCTTCTCATGTGACATGCCCTGTTTGCCGTGCAAATCTTAACCAAGATGCTTGCCAAGTTGCCATAACTGTGCCAACCCATTTGAGCAATGATCAAATGGGTGCCGAAGCTGCAGAAAACAGAGCTGAAACTCATGGAGATGAAGGGCACCAAGTGGAGCCaaatccaaacccaaaaccAGTTCCAGTTGTTCATAACATGAAAGCAACTGAGGAGGGTAATAGTGATGATGGGGTTGCGTCAAAACCGAAACTTTTGAGGTCAAATTCAACGGGTCATTTGCAAGTTGAGCCAGTGAAGTGTGTAGAGAGATACACACTGAGGTTACCAGAGGATGTGAGGAGGTACATTCTGGTGAACCATGACAAAAGGTTTCAGCGTTCAGCTAGCTGCTACAACAGCAATATCAACATCAACAACAATGAAGGGAGCAATGTTGGGAAGAGTGTCAATGGCGAAGAGAGGATGGAGCGGTGGGTGATTTGCACGCCGCCATTTGTTGCGTCGCGCCGTGGTTGA